The Coffea arabica cultivar ET-39 chromosome 4e, Coffea Arabica ET-39 HiFi, whole genome shotgun sequence genome includes a window with the following:
- the LOC113740146 gene encoding protein STRICTOSIDINE SYNTHASE-LIKE 11-like, with protein sequence MALFTVFLLATFPSLIFSLGTIIPLPKTNITLKGFTKLPFPQNVLSSGSLSFNLLGEGPYAGVTVVGPSGGLATTLVPSKNGTPYKLLLGIDAASNQNVYFTDASGVFGFTEVDKAIRTGDSTGRLLEYNPKTKKVTTLLSNLGGAAGVATDAAASYVLVSEFIAKRITKYWLKGEKAGTSEIFLTFTGNPNKIKRNWEGNYWVPLNYPRPDYTNAPKGVKFSPSGQILETVDFSKEYYQNITAVVEQRGKLFLSGLFIPYIGQYELEEYLYH encoded by the exons ATGGCCTTGTTTACTGTCTTCCTATTGGCTACTTTTCCCTCTTTAATCTTTTCCCTTGGGACTATTATCCCATTGCCTAAAACAAATATTACTCTGAAAGGATTTACAAAGCTCCCATTTCCGCAGAATGTCCTATCCTCCGGGTCTCTCTCTTTCAACTTGCTGGGTGAAGGTCCTTATGCTG GTGTCACTGTTGTTGGACCTTCTGGAGGGCTTGCAACCACTCTTGTTCCTAGTAAAAATGGAACTCCTTACAAGCTCCTTCTTGGCATAGATGCTGCTAGTAATCAAAATGTCTATTTTACAGATGCCAGTGGAGTATTCGGTTTTAc gGAGGTAGACAAGGCCATCCGAACTGGGGACTCCACAGGAAGACTGTTAGAATACAAtccaaaaaccaaaaaagtGACCACACTGCTCTCAAATCTCGGGGGAGCTGCAGGGGTAGCTACTGATGCTGCTGCCTCCTATGTCCTAGTCTCAGAGTTCATTGCTAAGAGAATTACAAAGTATTGGCTCAAAGGAGAAAAAGCTGGCacttcagaaattttcttgacgtTTACAGGAAATCCAAACAAGATTAAAAGGAATTGGGAGGGCAATTATTGGGTTCCGCTAAACTATCCAAGGCCGGACTATACCAATGCCCCTAAGGGTGTGAAATTCAGCCCATCAGGGCAAATTCTAGAGACAGTGGATTTCAGCAAGGAATACTATCAAAATATTACTGCTGTTGTGGAACAACGTGGAAAACTTTTCCTTAGCGGTCTCTTCATCCCATATATTGGCCAGTATGAATTGGAAGAATACCTCTACCATTGA